Proteins encoded in a region of the Petroclostridium xylanilyticum genome:
- a CDS encoding type II toxin-antitoxin system PemK/MazF family toxin: MLPKNPQKSTHFEKGCIHWFDLTGNSDPSIASQKARPFIIISRYNPKSSRVIICPVSDMIHYLEKDTYGNIIQPQKLKYPYHAPLYKKDYPFLDKDSVVLLDQVYTVSKDELFEDWYMGQVVNTRDIDEAIFYNYDLFASINEVIQDLLNSIENMHVGKYSRK; this comes from the coding sequence GTGCTGCCGAAAAATCCACAAAAGAGTACCCATTTTGAGAAGGGTTGCATTCACTGGTTTGATTTAACTGGTAATAGTGACCCTTCGATTGCTTCACAAAAGGCAAGACCATTTATAATTATTAGCAGATATAACCCTAAATCAAGCAGAGTTATTATTTGTCCAGTTTCAGACATGATACACTATTTAGAAAAAGATACATATGGCAATATAATACAACCCCAAAAATTAAAATATCCTTATCACGCACCATTATATAAAAAGGATTACCCTTTCTTAGATAAGGATAGTGTTGTACTTCTTGACCAGGTATATACTGTATCAAAAGATGAACTGTTTGAAGACTGGTATATGGGACAAGTTGTAAACACAAGGGATATAGATGAAGCAATTTTTTATAACTATGATTTGTTTGCGTCTATTAATGAGGTTATTCAAGATTTGCTAAATTCTATTGAAAATATGCATGTGGGGAAATACTCGAGGAAGTAA
- a CDS encoding KAP family P-loop NTPase fold protein, with the protein MKDAKIDNNIRVFVDEPIGNINGDEFGHRHYVDVIKNIIDNCQNEQLNIGLFGKWGVGKTTIINLLKNRIDNSKKYKTVMFECWKYSNEPISLKRKFLLEVAKQTGEPVDELIESLYIKGNRQINNQSFLKSEGNLKKSIKEMFKGLLCSSIIILIAEVIFYLFLFKWLHIEGQMSIPLFFNAIVVGVIYYVVKILKDYTSNVTITKSNENLESLEQFEKSFKKLINNFVKNNNKIIVFVDDLDRCQSKKVIEVLETIKTFMNIKNCIFIIACDDAVLKKALIEEKIDDTDYLDKIFQIKLTIPPFRQEKIRDYAIKLLSSIDIDVPKEELKEIVHVLIYKNVMSPRKVKILLNNFILLYEIFKKRLQDNYFSANFTLDLKFLAKITVLQTEFTQLYYDLVNNNRLLEYVERVRRGDNDFEESQINILSKYYCVEEEQEFRVKDEFKEAIEYLYYTSNYIVSREHIKTYIYLSQDMLNISYSDEYVENLENLIINKDINGFVTEINKTKSHAERIEIFNNLLLRIDKYENLDMINILSSLSDLNIVRLIPEEIKYQFASIILNKIQQYKNNIKQFSINGVVNYISITEHYNYYSDIINEYVNTLALDNLNYTNNVLNTICMNSNLSFNINLLDRVLVKLYEKDYKEVLRIISKINDNQKSLEKYFSGDIFETIMDFKEEYSEDDKKIISRYLLNISEKLVDDNHNLLTEKILNYINDDNSELSSTCIEILDSILNLDKDISKYATNIVDALSLEANKWKDEDTCNKIFKLIIKIGAEYKIDNESKMKLVTRLCEYYVKEKELFIRSYINAVCEIVKVYGNIDRIVQNIVQVINSLEITSNSSKYLVKYINGVKEYINSTQRNTIMQNILNLLNNQNNQINKNIMEFLYSLLRQCSFIIEPDKINQLSNSLIYIANSQQRNPNPVNEEIIKLTYTIYNDLMHLFNVDDLKNQYFSSILSKIESNLIYDFAVKQFIQNYTILSDNNIRQRILSNIISKDCKEINNNPQKIIEILIYYGSETINQLLDAVFNFINKKFNMTDKINNLCEITSKLEFTNKDVELRIILSMYSIFEKEVQKNVFNNLLFNERSVRENTIKLFIEGKVDNKYQYTLNTVSEKIDSEEERMYYYSLIEDKIKNTSSEIEINNLLQLFVALKDNNKYLVANKTNDIINNTFIYLLEGGLAQKKAALDTLTLYYNQKKFPRGMSYKLAKILYNIAKNNEEIREKAIYVLINSGLYKMRGINKSEFKDIIEKYSKTGTED; encoded by the coding sequence ATGAAAGACGCAAAAATAGATAATAATATTAGAGTCTTTGTTGATGAGCCAATAGGAAATATAAATGGTGATGAATTCGGTCATAGACACTATGTGGACGTTATAAAGAATATTATTGACAACTGTCAAAATGAGCAATTAAATATTGGTTTATTTGGGAAGTGGGGAGTCGGAAAAACTACAATTATAAACTTATTAAAAAATCGAATCGATAATTCAAAGAAATACAAAACAGTTATGTTTGAATGCTGGAAATATTCAAATGAGCCTATATCTTTAAAAAGAAAGTTTCTTCTAGAAGTAGCAAAACAAACGGGCGAGCCTGTCGATGAATTGATAGAATCACTTTATATAAAAGGAAATCGACAGATAAATAATCAGTCATTTCTAAAAAGTGAAGGTAACCTTAAAAAAAGCATTAAGGAAATGTTTAAAGGATTGCTATGTTCATCTATTATAATATTAATTGCTGAAGTGATTTTTTATTTATTTTTATTTAAATGGCTTCATATAGAAGGACAAATGTCAATACCGTTATTTTTCAATGCTATTGTTGTTGGGGTTATTTATTATGTAGTTAAAATATTGAAAGACTATACTTCCAATGTAACAATAACAAAGTCAAATGAAAACTTAGAGAGTTTAGAGCAATTTGAAAAGTCATTTAAAAAACTTATAAATAATTTTGTCAAAAATAATAATAAAATTATTGTTTTTGTTGATGATTTGGATAGATGTCAGAGCAAAAAAGTCATTGAAGTATTAGAGACAATAAAAACGTTTATGAATATAAAAAATTGTATTTTTATTATTGCCTGTGATGATGCAGTTTTGAAAAAAGCCCTAATTGAAGAAAAAATAGATGATACAGATTATTTAGATAAAATCTTTCAAATCAAATTGACTATACCTCCATTTAGACAAGAAAAAATTAGAGACTACGCAATTAAATTGCTAAGTAGTATAGATATAGATGTTCCTAAAGAAGAATTAAAGGAGATTGTTCATGTTCTAATTTATAAAAATGTTATGAGCCCAAGAAAAGTAAAAATACTATTAAATAACTTTATTTTGTTATACGAAATTTTTAAAAAAAGACTACAAGATAATTATTTTAGTGCAAATTTTACATTGGACTTAAAATTTCTGGCTAAAATAACTGTATTGCAGACGGAGTTTACACAACTTTATTATGATTTAGTAAATAATAATAGATTATTAGAATACGTTGAGAGAGTAAGAAGAGGAGATAATGACTTTGAAGAGTCCCAAATTAATATTTTAAGTAAATATTATTGTGTTGAAGAAGAGCAGGAGTTTAGAGTTAAGGATGAGTTTAAAGAAGCAATAGAGTACTTGTATTATACAAGCAATTATATTGTTTCACGTGAGCATATTAAAACTTATATTTATTTATCTCAAGACATGTTAAATATTTCTTATTCTGATGAATATGTAGAGAATCTTGAGAATTTAATAATTAATAAAGATATTAATGGTTTTGTCACTGAAATAAACAAGACTAAGTCTCATGCTGAAAGAATCGAAATATTTAATAATTTATTACTGAGAATAGATAAATACGAAAACTTAGATATGATAAATATTCTTAGTAGCCTATCCGATTTAAATATTGTTAGGTTAATTCCAGAAGAAATTAAGTACCAATTTGCCAGTATTATTCTAAATAAGATACAGCAATATAAAAATAATATAAAACAGTTTAGTATAAATGGCGTTGTGAATTATATTAGTATAACCGAGCATTACAACTACTATTCCGATATAATTAATGAGTATGTAAATACGCTGGCACTAGATAATTTAAATTATACGAATAATGTATTGAATACTATTTGCATGAATAGTAATTTATCATTTAATATTAACCTCTTGGACAGAGTTTTAGTTAAATTATATGAAAAAGACTATAAAGAAGTACTACGGATAATTAGTAAGATAAATGATAACCAAAAATCATTAGAAAAATATTTTTCGGGAGATATTTTTGAAACAATAATGGATTTTAAAGAAGAATACTCAGAGGATGATAAAAAGATAATATCAAGGTATTTATTAAATATTAGCGAAAAGTTGGTTGATGATAATCATAACTTATTAACTGAAAAAATACTAAATTATATAAATGATGATAATTCGGAATTATCATCTACTTGTATTGAAATTTTAGATAGTATTCTAAATTTGGATAAAGATATAAGCAAATATGCAACAAACATAGTTGATGCTTTATCATTGGAAGCAAATAAATGGAAAGATGAAGATACATGTAATAAGATATTCAAATTGATAATAAAAATTGGGGCAGAATATAAAATTGATAATGAAAGTAAGATGAAACTAGTTACTAGGTTATGTGAATATTATGTTAAGGAAAAAGAATTATTTATAAGAAGTTATATAAATGCGGTTTGTGAAATTGTTAAAGTATATGGAAACATTGATAGAATAGTTCAAAATATAGTACAAGTTATAAATTCTTTAGAAATAACAAGTAATAGTAGCAAATATTTAGTTAAATACATCAATGGTGTAAAAGAATATATTAATTCTACACAAAGAAATACTATTATGCAAAACATACTGAACTTATTAAATAATCAAAACAATCAAATTAATAAAAACATAATGGAGTTTTTATATTCGTTACTAAGGCAATGCTCATTCATAATAGAACCTGATAAAATAAATCAATTGTCAAATAGTTTGATTTATATAGCAAATTCTCAACAAAGGAACCCTAATCCTGTGAACGAGGAAATTATTAAACTAACCTATACTATATATAATGATTTAATGCATTTATTTAATGTTGATGATTTAAAAAATCAATATTTTTCTAGTATTTTAAGTAAAATAGAAAGTAATCTAATATATGATTTTGCTGTTAAGCAGTTTATCCAAAATTATACTATATTATCTGATAATAATATTAGACAAAGAATTTTATCCAATATTATCTCAAAAGATTGTAAAGAGATAAATAATAACCCTCAAAAGATTATTGAAATATTAATTTACTATGGAAGTGAGACTATAAATCAACTTTTAGATGCGGTATTTAATTTTATTAATAAAAAATTTAACATGACTGACAAAATAAATAACTTGTGCGAGATAACTTCAAAGTTGGAATTTACTAATAAAGATGTTGAATTAAGAATTATTTTATCTATGTATTCAATATTCGAAAAGGAAGTTCAGAAGAATGTGTTCAATAACTTATTGTTTAATGAAAGAAGTGTAAGGGAAAACACTATTAAACTCTTTATAGAGGGTAAGGTTGATAATAAATATCAATATACTTTAAATACAGTATCAGAGAAAATAGATAGTGAAGAAGAAAGAATGTATTATTATTCACTAATAGAGGACAAGATTAAAAACACTTCATCAGAAATTGAAATTAATAACCTACTTCAACTATTTGTTGCATTAAAAGATAATAATAAGTATTTAGTAGCAAATAAAACAAATGATATTATTAATAATACTTTTATTTATTTACTTGAAGGCGGATTGGCTCAAAAGAAAGCAGCACTTGACACATTAACTTTGTATTATAATCAAAAAAAATTTCCAAGAGGAATGAGTTATAAGTTAGCGAAGATATTATATAATATTGCTAAAAATAATGAAGAGATAAGAGAGAAAGCAATTTACGTACTTATTAATTCTGGACTATATAAAATGCGTGGTATAAATAAAAGTGAATTTAAAGACATTATTGAGAAATATTCTAAAACAGGAACTGAAGATTAA
- a CDS encoding DUF5680 domain-containing protein translates to MNCTELALKGFLVRAKRNTYARDGVLSASSRPNSKDLHYGEGDLLYIDSYFGSADFIGEEVVFENQKPIWGMNYESVKTLWRTFFRFTTGVVNH, encoded by the coding sequence ATGAACTGCACAGAATTGGCTTTGAAAGGATTTCTGGTCAGAGCAAAAAGGAATACATATGCCAGGGACGGAGTTCTTTCTGCATCTTCAAGACCGAACTCAAAGGATTTACATTATGGTGAAGGGGATTTACTGTACATAGACTCTTACTTCGGGAGTGCTGATTTTATTGGTGAAGAAGTGGTATTTGAAAATCAAAAGCCCATATGGGGGATGAATTACGAGTCAGTCAAGACTTTGTGGAGAACATTTTTTCGGTTCACTACGGGCGTTGTCAATCACTAG
- a CDS encoding IS1380 family transposase has translation MENPIHSHGDVMTSYLGLLCQGKSDFDHIEPFRKDPVFQTCLGVRKVPSSPTLRQRLDAAAQTMNANWNEILLQESADLIRNVKAPVTGLTAGEHTVIPLDIDVSPFDNSGTKKEGVSLTYKGTFGYAPIFAYLGQEGYSVNVQLREGSTHSQKDGADFLRESIQYARRITKERLLVRMDSAHDSLENLQVCHAEPEVDYIIKVNLRNTSKESWLRIAEDKGMACEQRPGKTEYMGVIAFPEKGFDQALRQVFQVIGVSKIFVGDIQE, from the coding sequence ATGGAGAACCCGATTCACAGTCATGGCGATGTCATGACCAGCTATCTTGGCTTGCTTTGCCAAGGCAAAAGCGACTTCGACCACATCGAACCTTTCCGAAAAGATCCCGTATTCCAAACCTGCCTCGGTGTCCGCAAGGTGCCGTCAAGCCCGACGCTCCGTCAGCGTCTGGATGCCGCAGCTCAAACGATGAATGCCAACTGGAACGAGATCCTGCTTCAAGAATCCGCCGATCTGATTCGAAACGTAAAAGCACCTGTAACCGGACTGACAGCAGGCGAGCATACGGTGATTCCGCTGGATATCGATGTCTCTCCGTTCGATAACTCCGGTACGAAAAAAGAGGGTGTTTCGTTGACCTACAAAGGCACGTTCGGCTACGCCCCCATTTTCGCCTACCTCGGACAGGAGGGGTATAGCGTGAATGTGCAGCTTCGGGAAGGCAGCACGCACAGTCAGAAGGATGGCGCTGATTTTCTGCGCGAAAGCATCCAGTATGCCCGGCGCATCACGAAAGAGCGCCTTCTCGTGCGGATGGATTCCGCTCACGACAGTCTGGAAAATCTGCAGGTGTGTCATGCTGAGCCAGAGGTCGATTATATCATCAAGGTCAATCTGCGCAATACATCCAAGGAAAGTTGGCTACGGATCGCCGAAGACAAGGGCATGGCCTGTGAGCAGCGCCCCGGCAAGACGGAATACATGGGCGTGATCGCCTTTCCCGAAAAAGGCTTCGATCAAGCCCTTCGTCAAGTGTTTCAAGTGATCGGTGTGAGTAAAATATTTGTGGGTGACATTCAGGAATGA
- a CDS encoding selenium metabolism-associated LysR family transcriptional regulator, translating into MNLDHLRVFYIAATKRNFSETAKILHLSQPSVSLQIQQLEEALKVKLFERTTRTIKLTDYGKVLLRYAERIFQLVHDAEKELTVLSNSIHGDLFIGASTTIGEHILPYVLGIFKLDYPKVNLRMKIGNSLHIVEQLLKQEIHIGFVEAPVSNPEIESYPFLEDELVVISSTQNQHPLLASKGVLTPHDLFSLPLILREPGSGTRQVINESLRKIDLNPEELNVVLELGNTESVKAAVESGIGFSILSRFAIRKELQLKTLQILKIKGIHLRRNFYLVLDKTMSQSLAAYTFMEYVRVKFGGM; encoded by the coding sequence ATGAATCTGGATCATTTGCGCGTGTTTTATATCGCAGCAACCAAACGGAATTTTTCAGAAACTGCAAAAATACTTCATCTTTCCCAGCCCTCGGTCAGTTTGCAAATCCAGCAGCTGGAGGAAGCCTTGAAAGTCAAGTTATTTGAAAGGACGACAAGAACAATCAAATTGACCGATTATGGAAAAGTTCTGCTGAGATACGCGGAGAGAATCTTTCAACTCGTTCATGACGCGGAAAAGGAACTGACAGTACTTTCAAATTCCATTCATGGCGATTTATTTATAGGGGCCAGCACAACGATCGGAGAACATATTCTTCCGTATGTGCTGGGAATATTTAAGCTCGACTATCCCAAGGTTAACCTGCGGATGAAAATCGGCAATTCCCTCCATATCGTGGAGCAATTATTGAAGCAGGAGATTCATATCGGTTTCGTGGAAGCTCCGGTATCTAACCCGGAAATTGAAAGTTACCCTTTTCTTGAGGACGAGCTGGTTGTCATCAGTTCCACACAAAATCAGCACCCCCTGCTCGCTAGTAAAGGGGTGCTGACACCTCATGATTTATTTTCGCTGCCTCTCATCCTAAGAGAGCCTGGTTCCGGAACACGCCAGGTCATTAACGAAAGCCTGAGGAAGATCGATTTGAATCCTGAAGAATTAAATGTGGTTTTGGAATTGGGCAACACCGAATCGGTGAAAGCCGCGGTCGAATCGGGAATAGGTTTCTCCATTTTGTCGAGATTCGCAATTCGTAAAGAACTGCAATTGAAGACATTGCAAATTCTTAAGATCAAGGGAATCCATTTGCGTCGAAATTTTTATTTGGTCCTCGATAAAACGATGTCGCAATCCCTTGCCGCATACACCTTTATGGAATATGTGCGTGTTAAATTCGGCGGAATGTAA
- a CDS encoding IS1634 family transposase: MYIRRVSRKNKNGSTTAYLQLAHNVWDPVAKHAKAKVIYSFGREDEVDRSVLERLVQSISRYLTPEAALKAQHAIGQTAEFLFQSCKRLGGAWLLHQLWHKIGLDAILEKLFADRKHQTSIERLIFAMVANRALNPSSKLAMEDWVRDDVYLPGVREVNSQQLYRAMDDLLEVQSELEVQVYCSVSDLLNLEVDLLYFDTTSTYFEVDPFDVPEDDSLRKQGFSKDKRPDLVQVVIGLAVTRQGIPIRSWVWPGNTSDMSVVEQVKRDLVGWKLGRVITVMDRGFSSEDNLRTLQRTGGHYIVGEKMRSGKETTEAAMSRKGRYHQVRENLQVKDIVIGDGEARKRYVLVYNPKEAERDRLRREQMIERLQAELDELKPLGGHAHTKAACKLRSHPTYGKYLRQLKDGTLKLDKQAIREAEKYDGKYLIRTSDDTLSAEDVALGYKQLIDVEDAFRTLKTTLELRPMFHRLEERIRAHILLCWLALLLVRIVEVETGETWAAVRKELDRIGLGHFSSKNGDVYQTTELTAKQRKTFDTLGIEAPPRFLEIHPGA, encoded by the coding sequence ATGTATATTCGTCGCGTCTCTCGTAAAAATAAAAATGGATCCACGACCGCCTACCTCCAGCTGGCGCACAATGTATGGGATCCCGTCGCCAAACACGCCAAAGCCAAGGTCATCTACTCGTTCGGCCGGGAAGATGAAGTTGATCGCTCCGTCCTGGAGCGCCTGGTGCAAAGCATTTCTCGTTACCTGACGCCGGAAGCGGCGCTGAAGGCGCAACATGCGATCGGCCAGACGGCGGAGTTCCTCTTTCAGTCCTGCAAACGCTTGGGTGGAGCCTGGCTGCTTCATCAACTGTGGCACAAGATCGGCCTGGATGCCATCCTTGAAAAACTGTTCGCGGATCGCAAACATCAAACGTCCATCGAACGCCTGATCTTCGCCATGGTGGCCAATCGCGCGCTGAACCCTTCCAGCAAGCTGGCGATGGAAGATTGGGTAAGGGACGATGTGTACCTGCCGGGCGTAAGGGAAGTGAACAGCCAGCAACTGTACCGGGCGATGGACGACCTGCTGGAGGTTCAATCGGAGCTGGAGGTTCAGGTATATTGCTCCGTCTCGGATTTACTGAATCTGGAGGTCGATTTGCTCTACTTCGACACCACCTCCACCTACTTCGAAGTCGATCCGTTCGATGTGCCGGAAGACGACTCCTTGCGCAAGCAGGGATTTTCGAAGGACAAACGCCCGGATCTGGTTCAGGTGGTCATTGGACTGGCGGTCACTCGTCAAGGCATTCCGATCCGTTCATGGGTATGGCCGGGGAATACATCGGATATGTCCGTCGTCGAGCAGGTGAAACGCGACCTGGTCGGATGGAAACTGGGCAGAGTCATTACGGTCATGGATCGAGGGTTCTCCTCCGAAGACAATTTGCGCACGTTGCAGCGTACAGGCGGCCATTATATCGTCGGGGAAAAAATGCGATCCGGCAAAGAAACGACGGAGGCCGCGATGAGCCGGAAAGGGCGATACCACCAAGTGCGAGAAAACCTGCAGGTCAAAGACATCGTCATCGGCGACGGCGAAGCGCGCAAGCGCTATGTCTTGGTGTACAACCCCAAAGAAGCCGAACGGGATCGTCTTCGCCGTGAACAGATGATCGAGCGCCTGCAAGCGGAGTTGGACGAACTGAAGCCGTTGGGCGGTCACGCCCATACGAAGGCGGCGTGTAAGCTGCGTTCCCATCCGACCTACGGCAAATATTTGCGCCAGCTCAAGGATGGAACGCTGAAGCTGGATAAGCAAGCGATACGCGAGGCCGAAAAGTATGACGGCAAGTATTTGATCCGGACTTCGGATGACACGTTATCCGCAGAAGACGTGGCGCTTGGCTACAAGCAACTCATTGATGTGGAAGATGCGTTCCGTACATTGAAGACGACCCTGGAACTTCGCCCGATGTTTCATCGCCTGGAAGAACGCATTCGGGCGCATATCCTGCTTTGTTGGCTGGCCCTGTTGCTCGTGCGCATCGTCGAAGTGGAAACCGGCGAGACCTGGGCAGCCGTGCGAAAGGAACTGGATCGCATCGGTCTCGGACATTTTTCTTCGAAAAACGGAGACGTCTACCAGACTACGGAACTGACGGCCAAACAACGGAAAACCTTTGATACGCTTGGGATTGAAGCTCCTCCAAGGTTCCTCGAAATCCACCCTGGAGCATAG
- a CDS encoding tyrosine-type recombinase/integrase produces MDTKEYYLDAFVDYLNKSDKSSGTILTYTANIKGFIKYYVESYGEEFIPENVIMMDLRNYRNYLLNIKRQKASTINNKIASLKEYFFFLMSNSIIKTNPAENLKKIRTNKPVAPKSFSDTEFKKIKRYVYRSQKDLWIVVFELLSKTGVRVSELINIRLADITINERSGNLRVIGKNQKERNIPLHLDVRKAITAYMEVRDRMSISSDYLLISERKRPFTRSGIFKMLKRWENDTNIKIHPHMFRHHFAIQVLNTPNADINTVQYLLGHESIESSAIYLKVRQEDLEESINAISDY; encoded by the coding sequence ATGGATACGAAGGAATATTACTTGGATGCTTTTGTAGATTATTTAAATAAAAGCGATAAATCATCTGGTACCATATTAACCTACACTGCCAATATCAAAGGCTTTATCAAATACTACGTTGAATCATATGGTGAGGAGTTTATCCCAGAAAATGTAATCATGATGGACTTAAGGAACTATCGAAATTATCTCCTGAATATCAAGCGTCAAAAAGCATCTACTATTAATAATAAGATTGCTTCGCTAAAAGAATATTTTTTCTTTTTAATGAGTAATAGCATTATTAAAACTAATCCAGCAGAAAATCTAAAGAAAATACGAACCAACAAACCTGTTGCTCCAAAAAGTTTTTCTGACACTGAATTTAAGAAAATTAAGCGATATGTATATAGAAGTCAAAAGGATTTATGGATAGTAGTTTTTGAGTTGTTATCTAAAACTGGAGTCAGAGTAAGTGAACTTATAAATATCCGCCTTGCTGACATAACCATAAATGAACGTTCTGGAAATCTAAGAGTTATAGGTAAAAACCAGAAAGAAAGGAATATTCCTCTGCATTTAGATGTCAGAAAAGCAATTACTGCATATATGGAAGTTAGAGATAGAATGTCCATATCATCTGATTATCTTTTAATAAGCGAAAGAAAACGACCCTTTACCCGTTCTGGAATCTTTAAAATGCTAAAGCGTTGGGAAAACGACACGAATATTAAAATTCACCCTCATATGTTCAGGCATCACTTTGCAATTCAAGTTCTTAACACACCCAATGCTGATATCAATACTGTACAGTACCTCTTAGGACATGAAAGTATAGAAAGTAGCGCTATTTATCTTAAAGTGAGACAGGAGGATTTGGAAGAAAGTATTAATGCTATATCAGATTATTAG
- a CDS encoding DUF1444 family protein — MLTFQEFTEKISYDFKKVFPEVKVGENLIHLGSGVTYVELPLGSMYREYQMTDYCNTKELYVKIASEILNKYKFKVDYANVYPILKRHDFGINSKVQFYRKKAFLDIDILFVSDMGETFRFFTTDDDVDFSLLERKAEENINKISAALVPLDKGMQVYTLRYTTDYASSLLLSKVFNKQIQSKVGDDILIAVPGNSSIFIAKFSYYNQELLKYLIETDSDPNKVSDAVYRRKNGIYTKVC, encoded by the coding sequence ATGCTCACATTTCAGGAGTTTACAGAAAAAATTTCATATGATTTTAAGAAAGTATTTCCAGAAGTAAAAGTAGGAGAAAACTTAATTCATCTCGGCTCTGGAGTAACCTATGTAGAACTTCCGCTCGGCAGTATGTATAGAGAGTATCAAATGACTGACTACTGTAACACAAAAGAATTATATGTAAAAATTGCTTCTGAAATATTGAATAAATATAAATTTAAAGTAGATTATGCTAATGTATACCCGATATTAAAAAGACATGATTTTGGGATAAATTCAAAAGTTCAGTTTTACAGAAAGAAAGCCTTTTTGGATATTGATATCTTGTTTGTTTCAGACATGGGAGAAACTTTTCGTTTCTTCACTACTGATGACGATGTGGATTTTAGTTTACTTGAACGAAAGGCTGAGGAAAATATAAATAAAATATCTGCTGCTCTCGTGCCTTTAGATAAGGGAATGCAGGTATATACACTAAGATATACTACCGATTATGCCAGTTCGCTGCTTTTATCCAAGGTATTTAACAAACAAATACAAAGTAAAGTAGGAGATGATATCTTAATTGCAGTTCCTGGCAATTCATCTATCTTTATTGCAAAGTTTAGTTATTATAATCAGGAATTACTTAAATATTTGATAGAAACAGATTCCGACCCCAATAAGGTTTCAGATGCGGTATACAGGCGTAAGAATGGAATATATACGAAGGTGTGTTAA
- a CDS encoding zinc ribbon domain-containing protein, whose protein sequence is MEKQFECLRCKEQMKYLKEYRFDSQDNNRGILGALFDIEEHLTFDVYVCPKCRHTEFFFTGAREGFDEWNDW, encoded by the coding sequence ATGGAAAAACAGTTTGAGTGTTTAAGGTGTAAAGAGCAAATGAAGTATCTGAAAGAATACCGCTTTGATTCCCAGGATAATAATAGGGGAATATTGGGAGCATTATTTGATATTGAAGAGCATTTGACTTTTGACGTATATGTCTGCCCTAAATGCAGGCATACAGAGTTTTTCTTTACAGGTGCAAGGGAAGGCTTTGATGAATGGAATGACTGGTAA